The Paenibacillus sp. RC334 nucleotide sequence TGGCGCCTAGTCCTTTAACATGATCGGAATGCTCATGTGTGACCAAAATACCATCCAACTCTTCTCCGCTCAGATCGCGTTCCTTCAGCAATTCATCAATACGCTTCGCGCTGAGACCTGCGTCGATGAGTAATGTCGTGTCTTCGTTCCGGACAACGGTGGCGTTGCCGGTCGAACCGCTCGACAGCACGGTAAATGAAATCCCCATATCTGTTCAAGACCCTTCTGTTTGTTCTGTCTTTGGACTTATGACATCTCCGTTCATCTGCACGTAATACACGCCTTGCCCGTTATCCAGCATAAACCGCCATACAGGTGCAGCCACCTGGCTATCCGAGTTAAAGGTTTGTCCGTAATAACCCAGCCGGATATCCTTCACAATCGCATCACGCGGCAAATAACTGTCAATCAACCTTGCCAGCGCCTTGGATGCGGGCAGCATTTTCTTCGCTTCATCCGAGGGCTGGAGATCAACCTGAATTTTGCGATATCCGATAATTTTCTGGTTACTGTAAAACAGGGCCATCTTCACATTAAATAAAGGCCACTTTCCCTGTACCAATGGGTGTAGCACAAAAGCATCTGCCTGTCCGGATGTAAGCTCCTCCTGAACATCCAGCGGATCATACTGGTAGTTGTCGATGTCCCTGATTTGCGGCTGCAATGCCTCAACCAGCGCATCGTGGGTGAATACCAGCTTGCTGTCTACCGGCTCCGGTAACTTCACACGCTCATCCTTTTCCCCGCCATGGACATACGTGTAAGACAGCTTCGGCAACTGGGGGGTATCCCCGGGAATCGGAGCCAACACCTGAATGCTCTTCTCTTCCATTAAACGCTGCGTATTTTCATCCAGCGAAGTAAAATCCAGATTCGGCCCTGCCGTTTCCTGCGCATCACTCCACAACTGGCGCCCCAGTACTACATTGAGCAGCAAAAACGTGCAGATCAGTACGTTTTTGGCGCGGCTCCAATCCATTCCCGTTCCCCCTTTCTGTCATAACCCTGGCCATGCTTTATCCCTTTGCTGGTGCTATGCTGTGTGAGCAGCACCAAATCTGAATCAGTCACTTCTTTACCGCCTGAGATTGCTGCGTTTGCGGTGTACTCGACGTTGTCGCCGTCACTGCAACAGCGTGAATCTCTGCCACAGAACCGTCGCCCAACGTAACACGCCACTCGGGAACGAGCTTTAACCCATCATTGATCAGCTCCGGCTGATATACAGGGGTCAGATC carries:
- the yycI gene encoding two-component system regulatory protein YycI, giving the protein MDWSRAKNVLICTFLLLNVVLGRQLWSDAQETAGPNLDFTSLDENTQRLMEEKSIQVLAPIPGDTPQLPKLSYTYVHGGEKDERVKLPEPVDSKLVFTHDALVEALQPQIRDIDNYQYDPLDVQEELTSGQADAFVLHPLVQGKWPLFNVKMALFYSNQKIIGYRKIQVDLQPSDEAKKMLPASKALARLIDSYLPRDAIVKDIRLGYYGQTFNSDSQVAAPVWRFMLDNGQGVYYVQMNGDVISPKTEQTEGS